The nucleotide sequence GGTCGACCCAAGCACCTGGTCGACCCAAGCACCTGGTCGACCCTAGTACTGGTCGACACAAGTACTGGTCGACCCAAGCACCTGGTCGACCCAAGCACCTGGTCGACCCAAGCACCTGGTTGACCCAAGCACCTGGTTGACCCAAGCACCTGGTCGACCCAAGCACCTGGTCGACCCAAGCACCTGGTTGACCCAAGCACCTGGTTGACCCAAGCACCTGGTTGACCCAAGCACCTGGTCGACCCAAGCACCTGGTTGACCCAAGCACCTGGTTGACCCAAGCACCTGGTTGACCCAAGCACCTGGTTGACCCAAGCACCTGGTCGACCCAAGCACCTGGTTGACCCAAGCACCTGGTTGACCCAAGCACCTGGTTGACCCAAGCACCTGGTCGACCCAAGCACCTGGTTGACCCAAGCACCTGGTTGACCCAAGCACCTGGTCGACCCAAGCACCTGGTTGACCCAAGCACCTGGTTGACCCAAGCACCTGGTTGACCCAAGCACCTGGTTGACCCAAGCACCTGGTTGACCCAAGCACCTGGTCGACCCAAGCACCTGGTTGACCCAAGCACCTGGTTGACCCAAGCACCTGGTTGACCCAAGCACCTGGTTGACCCAAGCACCTGGTTGACCCAAGCACCTGGTCGACCCAAGCACCTGGTTGACCCAAGCACCTGGTTGACCCAAGCACCTGGTCGACCCAAGCACCTGGTTGACCCAAGCACCTGGTTGACCCAAGCACCTGGTCGACCCAAGCACCTGGTTGACCCAAGCACCTGGTTGACCCAAGCACCTGGTTGACCCAAGCACCTGGTTGACCCAAGCACCTGGTTGACCCAAGCACCTGGTCGACCCAAGCACCTGGTTGACCCAAGCACCTGGTTGACCCAAGCACCTGGTCGACCCAAGCACCTGGTTGACCCAAGCACCTGGTTGACCCAAGCACCTGGTCGACCCAAGCACCTGGTTGACCCAAGCACCTGGTTGACCCAAGCACCTGGTTGACCCAAGCACCTGGTTGACCCAAGCACCTGGTCGACCCAAGCACCTGGTTGACCCAAGCACCTGGTTGACCCAAGCACCTGGTCGACCCAAGCACCTGGTTGACCCAAGCACCTGGTTGACCCAAGCACCTGGTCGACCCAAGCACCTGGTTGACCCAAGCACCTGGTTGACCCAAGCACCGCCGAGAAAGAACCGATTTAATCCTTTTTCTTCAATATTTTCTAATTAAGATTCAAGTAATTCATTTTAATTTCCCTTCCAATTGGTCGTCTTTAAACAAACAATTCCGAAAATTGTTTTCAGAGGAGAAGTTATTGAGCAAACTTCGCCTTATCGTAACTATCATTGAAATTACTGATAATATTAACGGTTAAATTATTATCATTGAATAAGGAAGTTAAATATGAGAAGTAAACACTAAGACACCATGAGAacactgggatgggacgggataaGCAGCTGGGATGGAACGGGATGAGCagctgggatgggatgggatgaccagctgggatgggacgggatgagcagctgggatgggacgggttgagcagctgggatgggacgggatgagcagctgggatgggacgggttgagcagctgggatgggacgggatgagcagctgggatgggacgggatgagcagctgggatgggacgggttgagcagctgggatgggacgggatgagcagctgggatgggacgggatgagcagctgggatgggacgggatgagcagctgggatgggatgggatgaccagctgggatgggacgggttgagcagctgggatgggacgggttgaGCAGCTGAGATGGGACGGGATGAGCagctgggatgggatgggatgagcagctgggatgggatgggatgagcagctgggatgggacgggatgagcagctgggatgggacgggttgagcagctgggatgggacgggttgaccagctgggatgggacgggatgagcagctgggatgggacgggttgaGCAGCTGAGATGGGACGGGTTGAGCAGCTGAGATGGGACGGGTTGACcagctgggatgggacgggatgaGCAGCTGAGATGGGACGGGTTGACcagctgggatgggacgggatgaGCAGCTGAGATGGGACGGGATGAGCagctgggatgggacgagggggaaggAACGGCACCCAGCAACTTAAaacagtcgggggattgaacccAGACCTGCAAGaaagaagtgagaccgtcgctctaacgtCAATCTCAAGTAGTTGAGCTATTAAATAagaaaatattaacaaataataagaataataagaccattacaaattgtaacaacaacaacaacaattttgACGGTCTTGTCTCCGTCTTGAAATACGGTCTTGAAATACTTGAAATACGATCTTGAAAAACTTGAAATACTTAAAATACGGTCTTGAATTACTTGAAATACGGTCTTGAAATACAGTCATGAAATACTTGAAATACGTCTTCAAATACTTGAAATACAGTCATGAAATACTTGAAATACGTCTTGAAATACGGTCTTGAAATACTTGAAATACGGTCTTGAAATGCTTGAAATACTGTCTTGAAATACTTGAAATACGGTCTTGAAATACGTGAAATAAGGTCTTGAAATACTTGAAATACGGTCTTGAAGTACTTGAAATTCGTCTTGAAATACGGTCTTGAAATACTTGAAACACGGCATTGAAATACGGTCTTGAAATACTTGAAACACGGCATTGAAATACGGTCTTGAAATACTTGAAACACGGCATTGAAATACGGTCTTGAAATACTTTAAAGACGGTCTTGAAATACCTATAATACAGTCTTGAAATACTTGAAATACAGTCTTGAAATACGTAAAAACAAATTATAGATGGCATTCTGTCAACAGACTGGCGACCGAACTCTCAACTCAATAATTTAAAACTCTTACAAGTTTACGTTGTTGTGTACAAGAATTGTACACAACAAAAGTATACAATAGTATACAATTGTATTCCCACCTCTGGCACCGGAAACTCTACATAAACACTGCACTTCTTTCTTGTAACTTGCAAGGATTTAGAAgttgtaattaataatttaattaggaGTTGAAACTTGCAGTTAAGGACAGTGAGAGGGCGCTTGGAGACGGGAACAGTCTTCAGGAGCTGAATGACGACGGCTACAGTGACGGATTTGACAGGTTATGGACGGCTGCAGTGACGGATATGACAGGTTATAGACGGCTGCAGTGACGGATTTGACAGGTTATGGACGGCTGCAGTGATGGATTTGACAGGTTATGGACGGCTGCAGTGATGGATTTGACAGGTTATGGACGGCTGCAGTGACGGATTTGACAGGTTATGGACGGCTGCAGTGACAGATTTGACAGGTTATGAACGGCTGCAGTGACGGATTTGACAGGTTATGAACGGCTGCAGTGATGGATTTGACAGGTTATGGACGGCTGCAGTGATGGATTTGACAGGTTATGGACGGCTGCAGTGACGGATTTGACAGGTTATGGACGGCTGCAGTGACAGATTTGACAGGTTATGAACGGCTGCAGTGACGGATTTGACAGGTTATGAACGGCTGCAGTGACGGATTTGACAGGTTATGAACGGCTGCAGTGACGGATTTGACAGGTTATGGACGGCTGCAGTGACGGATTTGACAGGTTATGAACGGCTGCAGTGACGGATTTGACAGGTTATAGACGGCTGCAGTGACGGATTTGACAGGTTATGAACGGCACCAGCAGTGACGGATTTGACAGGTTATGGACGGCTGCAGTGACGGATTTGACAGGTTATGAACGGCTGCAGTGACGGATTTGACAGGTTATGGACGGCACCAGCAGTGACGGATTTGACAGGTTATGGACGGCACCAGCAGTGACGGATTTGACAGGTTATGGACGGCACCAGCAGTGACGGATTTGACAGGTTATGGACGGCACCAGCAGTGACGGATTTGACAGGTTATGGATGGCTGCAGTGACAGATTTGACAGGTTATGGACGGCTGCAGTGATGGATTTGACAGGTTATGGACGGCTGCAGTGACGGATTTGACAGGTTATAGACGGCTGCAGTAACGGATTTGGCCCAATACCGAGGAATGAAGGTTTTGTGGTCCCGATATAAGAGTTGAAGGCGCGAGTGAGTGTGGACTGAACATTCTCCTACTTGAACCACACCATCAAGGACGGTGTCCCAGAACACCTGTCAACAGCCTGCTGGATCAAACTctgacaagtcaagcctggcctcgggccgggcttggggagtagaagaactcccagaaccccatcaacccacCAACCCcatcgaacctgtacatcttttctcaatctttggcgactttgtttacaattattaaacagttaatgagctccgaagcaccaggaggctgtttataacaataacaacagttgattgacaagttttcatgcttgtaaactgtttaataaatgtaaccaaagccgtcaaagattgaggaaagatgtacacgttcgtaagtgcttgcgtaactgcttcgtgaatctggctgccGAGAGTCTAGGGAGAAAGCAGAGTGTCTGCGGTACAGGATCATCCGAGAGAAAATGTCCTGAATGAACACATCTGTGGTGTGAGGGAATGGTCCTCTCGTAGCAGGACGGGTCAACAAAGCTCGCTTTCTGATTGTCAAAGACGAATATATCGCTACGTTAGGAAGTGTTCGGTTGTGTTCAGCTGGGATGGGCTATGAGCCATTTAACGTAACGATCCCTATGAttcccttgttacaacttgtaataaagttgttgcatctTGTTATAACGctttttatgacgtattggaatgttttacaacttgttatattggttggtagaattgttaggtgttaaaccttgttcgaacgttgtagcaacgtcgtagtttggttgtgtgtttggcgggaagttgGTAGAGTTGAGCACAGCGAATTGAGTAAATCAATTCGTAAGTGATTTTTACAAGTCATTACAACTGTGACTGGAATGAGCAGGTGAACAGTCGTAAAACTCGCATTTATCCTTCCTTCACAATTACCTCACCATCCTTCACAATTATCTCACCATCCTTCACAATTATCTCACCATCCTTCACAATTATCTCACCATCCTTCACAATTATCTCACCATCCTTCACATTTACCTCACCATCCTTCACAATTACCTCACCATCCTTCACAATTATCTCACCATCCTTCACTATTACCTCACCATCCTTCACAATTACCTCACCATCCTTTACAATTACCTCACCATTCTTCACAATTACCTCACCATCCTTCACAATTACCTCACCATCCTTTACAATTACCTCACCATTCTTCACAATTACCTCACCATCCTTCACAATTACCTCACCATCCTTCACAATTATCTCACCATCCTTCACTATTACCTCACCATCCTTCACAATTACCTCACCATCCTTCACAATTATCTCACCATCCTTCACAATTACCTCACCATCCTTCACAATTACCTCACCATCCTTCACAATTACCTCACCATCCTTCACAATTATCTCACCATCCTTCACAATTATCTCACCATCCTTCACAATTACCTCACCATCCTTCACAATTATCTCACCATCCTTCACAATTATCTCACCATCCTTCACAATTATCTCACCATCCTCCACAATTATCTCACCATCCTCCACAATTATCTCACCATCCTCCACAATTATCTCACCATCCTCCACAATTATCTCACCATCCTTCACAATTACCTCACCATCCTTCACAATTATCTCACCATCCTTCACAATTATCTCACCATCCTTCACAATTATCTCACCGTCCTTCACAATTATCTCACCATCCTCCACAATTATCTCACCATCCTTCACAATTACCTCACCATCCTTCACAATTATCTCACCATCCTTCACAATTATCTCACCATCCTTCACAATTATCTCACCGTCCTTCACAATTATCTCACCATCCTTCACAATTACCTCACCATCCTTCACAATTACCTCACCATCCTTCACAATTACCTCACCATCCTTCATAATTACCTCACCATCCTTCATAATTACCTCACCATTCTTCACAATTACAAATGTGAAACTTATATTGGCAAAACATGTAGCATAAAAAAAAGGATGATACGAAAACCATTTGAGAGATAAGTAGACTAAAGTGATAGTCAAATGTGGAGTGTCTTTACCGCAGAGTTAAGAAATAATTAATGTTAGGTACTCGTCGCCCTTGTCAGAGGGTAGAGTggcagttccagcgccatctaaGAGTCCGCACCCGAACTGCCCGGGAATCGTACGTAAtatggacaatgccatctggtggtggttatCTAAAACTTGCAAATGGCTCAAGATTCCTGCCTGGGTCAGCCAGAggggtcgttgtgagtgacctctggtgaggtgacgcctcaagaccagcgccacctagtgtgtgctacagagcacaatgtTAACTCGCCAGTGGgttagtggtatttcctagttctCCAGTATCGGCTAggtcattgatgacgttttttgtgtccacagaggtgacgtctgggggcagCGGTACTGGAGACGGCAGTTCATCTTGGGCAGTCCTGAGTCTCCCTACATGGTCCTGGAAATGACAAAGTAAGCCGCCGCCGATGGAGCGGTGTGGTTGTTACTAGCGATTTAGTGTTGAAAAAGATCGGCGTACCTTAGTGACTGGCTTAGGGGAGAGACTGACGACAGGGAGGTGACTGTTGACTAGTgctgctagctggtcgctagagactgctgccaggggatcgctGCCCCTGTATTGTGACCCagctcagcgtgtggctgaggcacTCTGCCAGCCAGTAGCTGGAGAGCGGTCGTGGGGGTACAGGCACGTCATGACACTGTCAGTGGGCTGGCTCACGTACAGGTGAACTACCCGGTGTTCTTCCCAGTAAGGTTGGAGACGCTACTGGACAGTGATGGAACACTGGGGATTGATGAACTCTGCACGTGAACACGTTTGATATCCTGAGTGACAGATTGTACATAGGTGTAGTAATAGCCTATctgttctttatatattatttatggtgatggtgtacatatatatacttaacgGCGGTGGAaaaatatttaatacattgaggaaaggaacagtgttttgttcatcccctGTTTTTATGCACTACATGGCCACTttcttgaaagcgtactaccgacttagggtcggatactatcattttgggtctaccatcaaagaacccggttgtgacccatagtggccgtaacaattAGACTGTGATAGTCAAATGTGGCGTGCAGTTACCGCAGAGTTTTCGTGTTGGAACCTGCACTCTGCAGGAAGTTCACATAGACTCTGGACCACAGAGGAAGTGCTCATTGCACTCAAGTGTACACTGCTCTTGTCCGTTGATGCCTGGGGGatgatgtctggggtgggtgcaCGATTCTGGTAtgaggaaggaaactatcaggagaaagtgataGTTTATATGACTATAAACACAAGGGAGGGatgaggataaggatctgggatgggccgggggaggggggaggaatggtgctcaaccacttacagtcggggattgaacgccgacctgcatgaagcgagaccgtcgctctaccgtccagtattTTTCTGGAATTTTTCCAATATGGCTGTCAAGATGGCTGCCAGGTCCAAATCTACTGGTACTGGGACAAGACCTATACCCGCGAACGGCTGCTTCAGATCACTTTCTTACATCGTGATAATATACATTTATAATGGTTTACTATGTATTATTTATTCTATTAAATATAAACTGAATTTTAATTTCCATTTTTATGGTTGTTTCAGATTGTCTGttgctgtccaaccacttgggctggacggtagagtgacggtctcgctccaCGCAGGTCGCCGTTCAAACCGCGACCTtgtaagtggttgggcaacatacCTTCctctccatcccatcccaaagccttatcctgatcccttcccagtgctatatagtcgtaatgacttggcgctttccccctgatacttCCCTCCTTCTTATAAAAGATAAAATATAAAACCATATATGTAGGAGACGAGAGCTTGCAGGAACACACTTTATAACACAGGCAGCAGACGAGGGCAGGCAGGAACACACTGTATAACACAGGCAGCAGACGAGGGCAGGCAGGAACACACTGTATAACACGGCCAGTAGACGAGGGCAGGCAGGAACACACTCTGTATAACACAGGCAGCAGACGAGGGCAGGAACACACTGTATAACACGGCCAGCAGACGAGGGCAGGCAGGAACACACTGTATAACACGGCCAGCAGACGAGGGCAGGCAGGAACACACTGTATAACACAGGCAGCAGACGAGGGCAGGCAGGAACACACTGTATAACACGGCCAGCAGACGAGGGCAGGCAGGAACACACTGTATAACACAGGCAGCAGACGAGGGCAGGAACACACTGTATAACACGGCCAGCAGACGAGGGCAGGCAGGAACACACTGTATAACACGGCCAGCAGACGAGGGCAGGCAGGAACACACTGTATAACACGGCCAGCAGACGAGGGCAGGCAGGAACACACTGTATAACACTGCCAGAGATGGTTGACAGGACGAAGACAAAGAACAACACTGGTGAACACGTGTTCAACAACACCGGCGGTGGTGCTGAACACTGAGTTAACGAGGCTAATGGCGCCGCAGTAGTTGACGGTCACTAACAACCTCACGGACCCGAAGATGACACTAACGACCCTAAGATGGTAACATTTGGGTGTAATGACCAAACAAGTAAACAAACATTCAGAATAACATTCACTTGTCTATATTTGTAAATGACATCAACAGATGGGTAACTCCATGACCATTTATTGATGGTTtttatataaacatctatatatttttatagatttatataaactatttatatatatacacagcaaCTGAATAGTATATTATAGAACAATCTCACATTGTTCTCCTGTTGTTCTGCACTATTTTCTTCATGGCAAATGTATTGGGTTTTACATTTATAAAAAGAATGTAATTATTCATCTTCTGAAATTATTGCacatacaatacaacaaatataTAGAACACGTTTGAACGGCTTCAACTGCAATGTGAATGGATGGATGAATGGCTATTGCTGCCTGCAGTCTGCTCGCCTGGGAACCCGAGCACATGTTCTCCCTAAGATACATCGAAGATTCTCTTCCTCATTCAACGACAATCTTATTTTAAATTTCATGAGAAGATGGAAGCTCCAGATTTACACGTGTTGACAGAAGCATATGAGAGGAAAGAGCTAACTGTCTCACACGTGGTCAAGACCACCATATCTTGCAGTCCATCTTAACACCattcttactcaaagacatcacgaGCACAGCAGTCTTCCTGAAGGTGAACCAAATCTTCCTGAATAAGAACATTAACAGAAGCAATATCTGTACGTAAAGATATCGCTCGGCATTATCGCTCGGCATAAGACGTGTCCTTCACGTCACCGGGGGACTCATGCTGACAATGTCCTGCCCAGCTTTTGTCGGCATAGTTCTAGTTCCATTAGAACCTCTTCAGCTTATCAATAATGTCAACGGTGACAATATCAGCCCCTTCGATATATTTGTTATGGATATTTAGGTGAGTAAATATATGAACAAAACGACCATAGACCCACAGGTGGGTGTAGACCCACAGGTGGGTGTAGACCCACCATAGACCCACAGGTGGGTGTAGACCCACAGGTGGGTGTAGACCCACAGGTGGGTGTAGACCCACAGGTGGGTGTAGACCCACCATAGAcccccctaccacactaccaggaGGGTACCCCACACTCCCCCTACCACACTCCCAGGAGGGTACACCACACtccccctaccacactaccaggaGGGTACACCACACTCCCCCTACCACACTCCCAGGAGggtacccccacactccccctaccacactaccaagaGAGTACACCACACTCCCCCTACCACACTCCCAGGAGGGTACACCACACTcccccctaccacactaccaggaGGGTACcccccctaccacactaccaggaggggacccctcccccctaccacactaccaggaGAGTGCCCAACCGCTCCAACTCTGAGATGTTGACTCAACAAATAGTTTGTCGTTTCTGGATGACATTTCCAATATTTGAGGAGTGTTTTTTTCCTGGTCGACGTTCGAGATCTAGCTGTTACTAGTTTACCTTTACCTTGAGGTTAGCAGTGAAGCTGTTCTTGGTTTACACGTCGAGGTGTTAACAGTTTACCTGTGACAACAGTGTCACCCTCTACGATCACTTCCTCTAGGGACAGAGAACAAGAGGGTGTGGaatcatgagagagagagagagagagagagagagagagacagacagagagtgagagagagagagagagagagagagagacagacagagagtgagacagagagtgagagagagagagagagacagagagagagagagagagagacagacagagagtgagagagagagagagacagacagagagtgagacagagagtgagagagagagagacaccgagagagcgagagagagagagacagagagagacagacagagagtgagacagagagtgagagagagagagagagagagagagagagagagagagagagagaaggtccaCTCAGATAACACTATCACACACAAGTCATTACTCTTACTCAGCAGCTTCCCCTTTCactctcctccttctctcctcctctccttctcctcttctcctcctccccccccccctccctggtctAAAACGGTCTCCAGGTATTCactatttaagtcccttaacataaGGGGGCAAATCCCCCTTAAGCCTTGATCAGGAGATGCAATTTGATCTTCAAGAAAGACGGCACATTCATTTTATTCAGCGTTTCATATGTATAGTTATGCATTGATGTATTTACATAGATACATGTAGAGTGGGTGTATACATGTAGCAGGACGGGACACCTCAGGAACACCTCGTGTATAATATTATACAATTGTCTCATGAACAAATTGATGTTTAAACCCATATTTTaggcctattatatatatatatatatatatatatatatatatatatatatatatatatgtatatatatatgtatatatatatgtatatatatgtatatatatgtatatatatatatatatatatatatatatatatatatatatgtatatatatatatatatatatatatatatatatatgtcgtacctagtagccagaatgcacttctcagcctactatgcaaggcccgatttgcctaataagccaagttttcatgaattaatgttttttcgacaacctaacctacctaacctaacctaactttttcggcttcctaaccaaacctaacctataaagataggttaggttcggttaggtttggttggttaggttcggtcatatatctacgttaattttagctccaataaaaaaaatgacctcatatataatgaaatgggtagcttttttatttcataagaaaaaaatttgagaaaatatatattaattcaggaaaacttggcttattaggcaaatcgggccttgcatagtaggctgaggagtgcgttctggctactaggtacgacatatatatatatatatatatatatatataatatatatatatatatatatatatatatatatggcaggcCACAgcacctttccctgtctcccccactccagtcccctcgtcctccccaccactccccacccccTCGT is from Procambarus clarkii isolate CNS0578487 chromosome 54, FALCON_Pclarkii_2.0, whole genome shotgun sequence and encodes:
- the LOC138352746 gene encoding coiled-coil domain-containing protein 15-like — protein: MKDGEVIMKDGEVIVKDGEVIVKDGEVIVKDGEIIVKDGEIIVKDGEIIVKDGEIIVKDGEVIVKDGEIIVEDGEIIVKDGEIIVKDGEIIVKDGEIIVKDGEVIVKDGEIIVEDGEIIVEDGEIIVEDGEIIVEDGEIIVKDGEIIVKDGEIIVKDGEVIVKDGEIIVKDGEIIVKDGEVIVKDGEVIVKDGEVIVKDGEIIVKDGEVIVKDGEVIVKDGEIIVKDGEVIVKDGEVIVKNGEVIVKDGEVIVKDGEVIVKNGEVIVKDGEVIVKDGEVIVKDGEIIVKDGEVIVKDGEVNVKDGEIIVKDGEIIVKDGEIIVKDGEIIVKDGEVIVKEG